The Peromyscus leucopus breed LL Stock unplaced genomic scaffold, UCI_PerLeu_2.1 scaffold_1307, whole genome shotgun sequence DNA window GTCATTCACTGGACTCCAAAGGCATAGGTAGCTCCACCCCTCGAGTTTTACCACATGAAGCACACACAACCTCTCCTTAGGCCATCTCTCTACTCTGTGCCTAAGACTTTATTTAGCAGAAAAAAATTGTGGTTCTGGCTTCTCCAACATCCTAGGATGTCCATTCCACCTTAGGCTTCACTTTCAAAGGTCCATAGAATGAGCTCTCAGGTCCTCCTTGCAGGATCTTTGACTCAGGCACAttgcctggcctcagctgctttctGAAACTGTGCAACATGTCTCAGTGACCCTCAATCCAGCATCTTTCATGTCTAAAAAAACTATAGGAACATCACTGCCAAGTTCCCTTGACAATTTGAGATGTGGCCTTTCCCTGCCCCTGGACCAGAGCTGTATGATGTGCTGGCCATGGGAAACACTTCCTTGCATTTTCGTTTGTATTTGTGGAGCAGGGAACACCATCACTTCAGGCTTTCTGCCTTTAAATGAATGTGGATCTTCACAAGATGAGTCTGTGAAGAGTGAGATTGTCCCTCGGGACCCCTTTCCTGTTGtcacctgctgcagccttccCCTCAGTGACGCTGCTCTCTCACAGTTACAGCGGGTTGTGTAGAATCATTCTGGGTGTTTTCTGTCTGAAACTTCTCCTGCCAAATTAGTCCCTTGTGTTTAAATTCATCTCACTCATATTCAGGGCATTAACACAATGCATCTAGATTCCTGACAAAACTGTCTGATGAATGGATCCTTTTACAGTTCCCAATGGAAACCTTGCTGCTCTCTGCAACCTCATGGACTGGCCTCCACTGTCTCTCTCAGCATTcttgtcttcctgcttccacccaaATGTCCCCATAAGCTCTTCTCTCAGCATGGAAGTGCTTTCCTAGTCCTAAGTACAAAACTCCTCACATTCCAGCCACAAAACAGTCCCAAAGCTGAAGAACCACATGATTAGATTTATTGCAGCAAAAATATGAATCCTGATATCAATTTTCTACCCAAGTTGCTTTACTTATAACTCACAAAAAtacatgaccaaagaaacttaagagagaaaggatttgttttccTCCCAGTCCAAAGGAACAATTCATCATGACATGGAAGTCTGAGAACGTGGAGCTTGTGGCACCTGGTAACTTGTGTCAACAGAGCGAGCAGGGAACAGTGAATGCTTGTGCTCATGTAACCTTCTCCATTTTACACAGTCCTGTGTCCTAGTCCACAGAATGATGCTACACACAGTGGATAGGTCTTCCCTACTCAATTGATCCAATCAAGATAATCTCCTCCTATCCTCCTGAGACCTGTACACAAGTTGATTCTAGAGTTCATCAAGTTCACATTTGACATTAACTTTTCCAGCGATCCATCAAGCTTGTCTTCAGTGAACAAAGGTACACTGGGTCTCTTTCATAACATCAAAACTCTATTCTGCAACTAAGAATTTAGAGGAAACTGCCAATACCAAAACACTGAAGGTGGTAATGGCAGCACCTCTAAGAACCTGCTGATTGTGAAGTTTCTGACAGTAGCCTCTGAGGCTGTATTCTTTGTAGCATCTGTGGATGAGACCATGAAGAGCCTCCATTCCACTGTAAATGCCCCCCATTAGCTAGACAGGGCCAAGGGTAAACTGCCTCCATGAGGGTCAGTCTACATAAGTCACCACTGGCAACAGCTCACACTCACCCTCACTGGCATGGTGATTGATAATGAGGAAACAGTTGATAGTTCTGCTGTGCTGTCACTGGAcgttaattaataaaatttaaattttggtcATAGTTTTTCTCATAAAGatcaaaacataaatacaaactaAATAGAAatcataaccaaagcaacttacagaagaaagatttattggcacttacagcttcagagggtgagtccatgaccaccatggcagggagcatggcagaaaGCAGGCAGACTTGGCATTGGAGCAGTAAATGAGAGCTTATGTCCTTATTAttaaggaggagagagaaaggaaattggAAACAGCACAAGCTTTGAAACCTCTAAgccctccccagtgacacacctcctccaacaaggccatacctcctaatacttCCAAAAGACTTCCACCAAttatggtggccattctcatcCACACCATCACAATCATTATAAATGCTAGGGTGCTTTTTTCCAACCAAGCATGACTCAATGGAAGTATTAAATCTACAAATTTGATCTATTCTTTCACAGAGGGACATGAGGACATCTCCCGGTTCCGTGTGGCCCACTTTAAAGAACATGGGATGGTCCTAGAAACTCCAGCCAGGGTGGAACAGCATTATGCAGTGCTGGAAAAGCCAAGCTTCTCCCCAGTGGGAGTTCTAATGAGAAAGATTCCTGGTTTTGGACGCTTCATCCGAATCACTTCCATCACATTGATCTACTATCATTTCAATCTCCAGGATGTGATATTTCACCTTTACCTGGTCCCTAATGACTGCACCATTCGGAAGGTAACACTGAGGACCACAAAATGAGGCCAGGGTGGGCTGAGAGAAAACTTGAGATGCAGCTAGTGTGTCCCTTGAAGAGATTCTTAGAGTTCTAtaaggggagtgtgtgtgtgtgtgtgtgtgtgtgtgtgtgtgtgtgtgtgtgtgattctgccCTCCTCGTGGCTCCCTCCACCAGAGTCTCCCCAAGTGTATTTGATGCCCAATTACTAATCCCTAAGCATCCTTCTATAGCCTCTTTCTACCCATCAGAAGGATGGAAATTCTCCATGGGCAATCTGTAGCCAGCTCCCTTTTTCTGGGGCAGCTACCCTGCTCCCAAAATGAACATGAAAAGAGCCAATAATTCAACAATCTGTATCACAGAACATAGGTAGACAGGAGGTGTCACCAGCCAAGTCCACGAAAATGTACTATATATCATCTGACAGTATTCAGACCAGATGTTGTGGCCCAACAATCTAGATAAATTGCTGTCTGTTCCCTAGGCCATTgatgatgaagaaatgaaattcCAATTTGTTCGAATAAACAAGCCGCCCCCAGTAGACTCTCTTTACATTGGCTCCCGCTACATCCTATCTGGTTCCAAGAATCTGGAAATCATCCCAAAGGTGAGCATCTAGGTGTTTGCTACTCTTCAGGGTCAGATGCCAGGCTTGAAACCCTGTGGGGCAGGTTACAAGGTTTTGCAGCAAATTGAGATTGGGGAGAAAACAATTGAGATTTGAGATGAGCAAGAATACATCACAGTTAGGTGGAAAGCAATTTAAGGGATCATACAGGAATGCAGATTGAGCCTGGAGAAATGAGGAATTAAAGTCAATATGGCACAGAGGAGAGTCCATCTAAATATGGCTTAAAGAGCAAGCCCTGGCTTAGGATGTGTGAGCAGGACTTTCAGGATGAGCTCTCACTCATCTGTGGATGTTAatgtttgaatctgaaatgtctcctATAGATGTAaatgtttaaacacttggtccccagacaGTGGTAGTATTTTGAGAGTTTGTGGAAACAAATATGTGAGGCCTGGCCATCAGAACCAGATCATTAGTGTCAGGCCTTGAAGATTATAGCCATACCCTGCTCCCTACCTCAGGTTATGATTTACTGAGCATCTGGGATATAATGGGTCCTGCCACAATCTCCTGACACCAAGAATGGAGTCCCAGGTTCTATGCATTTCTCACCACCAAACTGAACAACATAAacccttcctcaagttgcttcctGTCAGGTTTTTGTCAGagtaatgagaaaagaaacagcatGATTAGGTTCCATCTGGGTCCTTAACCTTCTGAGTAAAGATGTGTTTTCAAAGGCTGTGGGTTACCTCAGTGCAAAACATAATCAGTGTCTGATGTGGTGCAAGATCAAGAAAATATGGGGTGGGGACAGCCCTCCTTCACAGGACGAGTAGTTCATTCTCACACAGtaatcctttctctcttcaggAACTAAAGCTGTGCTACCGGAGCCCTGGAAAATCACAGCTCTTCTTTGAGATCTATGCTGGCCACATTGGTTCAGGGATTAAGCTGCAAATCCAAGACAAGAAGCATAGGAATCTCATATGGGAAGCCTTGCTGAAACCAGGTAAAATTAGTTTAGGTCAGATACTCCAAAGGCAGAAGAAAGACAATGAGTGGGGAAAGTTATATTGTCATTAATTTCTGGTGTCATGAAATAGATTAGTTATGTGGCTTTTGCTAGATCCAAAACAATTGGCCTGAACACAGTTTAAACTATGATGCTGTGTAGGTCAGCAGCTATTCCCTATTGTGaaaaaatatgtagaaaaaaataaaatggaaaggttTGTATTGATTCATGATCTTATAAGCAAGTTTCAGTCCAGGGGCAGCTGACTCCATTTCTTTGCTCCTAATGTGATTGGGAGCTTGTGAGAGAGGAGACTGTTCACCTGGTATCTCtgaagcagagagatgggagagagtaGGAGTTAGAGTGAGaacaaggaaggagaagaggagaaagagggaaagagaagaagaggaaacaaagggaagggagggaaggggaggggaggggaggaggaaaaggaatgaaGTCCATGCAAGATGTTCTCTTCCAGGACATCCCTCCAGTGCCCTACTTCTTCCAATGTACACTCATATAGTTTCCATTCTCAGTACTCACACAATTATGAGTGCATTAGTGTATGGTTTCATTCAAAAATTCACAGCCCTCAGGACCAATTACCTTTGAATATGGCTGCAGGGCTAATCCTTCAACACATGAGCATTATCATGGAACACATCACATCCAAATCATCACATACCCTAAGCCTTATTTTCTCAGTCCTGTATCCTGACTTCCTCCCCTAGTACCCTTGAAATGACAGATTTTGAGATGTGCAAAGCATCTGGCTCCATTTCACATAATAACTCCGCTTTAAAATGAAGGAATTTTGCCAACATGAGATACTCAATGTCAAATCCATACgtaatttgtaaataaattttgttgttgacaatcttatacatgcatacaatacgTTCTAGTAACTCCACCCTAAACATACATTATTATCTTCCTCCTACTCCTACAGGCCCTCTTCTCTAATACAGATCTCTTTTCCACATTCATaaacttttgctttgtttcccaCAGTTTAACTGGGACCATCTGTGTTACCATGGATTTTTCACTATCCAGTAAAACCTAGTGAGCACACCAGCAGGCATACAGATGGAATGTATACCTCCCTTATCCCTATAATCTATTATTTGCCAATAGTTCAGCAGTAAGTGGTACTCTCCCTGGGAGCTACCTCTCCATGAATAGTTGCCTGATGGGAAGACTCTACTTCTGTGGGTCCATAGACAGGAGGTGCAGGTGCTATGAGTTCCCCGATGGCTATGGTCCTGCCATCCTTAGAAGAGATCCCTTCACAGGCCTTCTCCACATCTTCTGTTTCTACATTCTTTTCACTTCCTCCTCCATAATGCTCCTGCAGCCTTAAGAGTGTGGTATAAATATCTAATTATAGGGATGAGTACTCACCCATGCCTTTTTTCTCAGTATTCTGCACAGCTGTACGTGTCTGCATTCACCTCCATTCACAGCAAAGAGAGGCTTTTCTGAAAGATGAAGGCTGAAGGTAGCCTTTGTCTGCAGTATAGACATTGATATTTAGAAGGGCATCCATACTACATTCATTTAGCTAAGCAGCATAGTAGCTTCTCTCAAGGGACTAAGACCTCTACAGGTATGGGTTTGCTTGTTTTACTAACTCTATACTGCTAGGGGTGGATTCTATCTTCTGGACTGGGCCTGAAATGTAATAAGTGAGCACTGGTTGCTCCCACCAGTTGTGCACTATTTCCGCATGGAACCATCTTGATGGCAGGATGGTTGTTGATGCCTTTTCTGGCTCAGCAATCTGAATAACAAACATTATTTGACACTCTAAAAGCTTAGCATCAAAAGGAAGCTTCCAACTCAGTTCCAGCTTGAATTCTCTATATCACATATCCAagatgtgtggtgtcttcagcaataaggtcttatcAATTAGTTTTCATGGGGAGCCAAGAAGAATGATATGCACCTGTATTGTCTTGGGGACATCCAGGGCCTCCCTGTCCAACCACTCCTATGGAGGTATCCTACACTTGGAActggcttttgttttgaaatatactAATTCTAAGACCTCCCATTTCAAGTCTATacagtgtctttttttcttttttctttaaattttttttcattttacataccaactattgttctccctccccttctcccactacCTCCCACCCTATACCCACCCTACCCCT harbors:
- the LOC114688014 gene encoding NACHT, LRR and PYD domains-containing protein 1a-like, whose translation is MVLETPARVEQHYAVLEKPSFSPVGVLMRKIPGFGRFIRITSITLIYYHFNLQDVIFHLYLVPNDCTIRKAIDDEEMKFQFVRINKPPPVDSLYIGSRYILSGSKNLEIIPKELKLCYRSPGKSQLFFEIYAGHIGSGIKLQIQDKKHRNLIWEALLKPGDLRPVLPMIPAAHKDAPALPHFLDRHREQLVARVTSVDPLLDKLHGAVLSEEEYEAVRAEATNQDKMRKLFSLSRSWTRACKDRVYRALKDTHPHLITELLEKSSGISVES